The stretch of DNA GAAAGccattacctatatatataagtaaaacctCCTCCATTCACTTCATCTCACAAAACATTGGGTTTGTCTTGTCCTTTCAGTACATTCCATTCGTTAAAAGATAGTACCACATTTCCCTTTGGAACCAGGGCACGTACGTGCAGAAACCATCACACATTAATCCATCCATGGCTTTCTTATCCAAGCTGCCCTTGgttcttttcctctcttctctcttcctccatgCTGCAATAGGTATGATTATTTCACACTCTGTCATGCTTACACTGAGTGATTTATTTGTTAAGGATTGTGtatgttttgattgttgatCTATTGTTAAAACTAAattctcttacaaatcaaatcaaatcatgtcatgtcatattatgtcatgtcacgtcacgtcACGTTCATAGTGTGGAAGTTGCATATTCCTCCATATTTGAAAatgtagtttttctttttaaactgTGCTTGTGATATATGTTCATTTATGTGTAGCTGAACTTGTTTGCGAGAATTTGCCAAATAATGTTTGCGCATTTTCAATATCATCGTCGGGCAAAAGGTGTTTGCTGGAGACGTCCGTGGCTTGTGATCATGGAAAGGTGGAGTACCAATGCAAGACATCAGAGGTGTTGGTTAACGGCATCACTGAATACATTGAGACCGATAAATGTGTTGAAGCGTGTGGGGTTGAGAGGAACACTGTTGGAATCTCATCGGATGCCCTTCTTGATCCAAAAGCCACTGCCAAGCTTTGCTCTCCTGATTGTTACCAAATGTGCCCCAACATTGTCGATCTTTACTTCAATTTGGCTGCTGGGGAGGGTAAGACTAATATTTCCaaactcactttttaaa from Juglans regia cultivar Chandler chromosome 4, Walnut 2.0, whole genome shotgun sequence encodes:
- the LOC108984209 gene encoding uncharacterized protein LOC108984209 encodes the protein MAFLSKLPLVLFLSSLFLHAAIAELVCENLPNNVCAFSISSSGKRCLLETSVACDHGKVEYQCKTSEVLVNGITEYIETDKCVEACGVERNTVGISSDALLDPKATAKLCSPDCYQMCPNIVDLYFNLAAGEGGYLPDLCEKQRTNPHRSMSELLGSGVAPGPISGSPSRKLYETELLGSGVALAPSPISGSPS